The stretch of DNA tattattaaaaataaaatggtttatgagaaattaatgggtcattttttatttatatataataaaataaataaaataaatctcattacatcaaaaaaaaaaatacgattgggtttttgctgttgtacatctacgattaGGTTTTTTAAATATACTTATGTTATATAGTtggattttattctaaataagaatttactactatttatatattatatatagggatatgattttgtcttgttattgtactttcacggattgtaatccgtgatgtacggcaaccgtcagatgagggagttatttgataTGACggttgagattgatctaggggtaattagggttaaaatgtagaaacgtaccctgacattcatttaatgtaccctgagacccatccAATGTACCACAGAATACATtctgtgaaagtacatcacgggacaaaatcatatcccattatatatatattgctaaagaattttcctatttatttttttggctcGATCAGATTATAATTGTTTGGTTCCACATTTATTCTATgactttgtttttttatttttatttaaatcactataATGCTTGtaaatttcaatgattatcactacattgaatattattaattttaaaattatgatattaaaaaaaaaaaagtaaaaactaaaataaaattaacatacgtgacttaacacgtaacatctatctagttaggaaaatatatagtaaacattttaaagaaatattttaaaaaattatcgtATCTGTTTCAACATTAAAGAAaattttttgtctaattttttttattatgatgatagtttttaaaactattgtaattttttaaaaaattatgaataatttatcaaaaataaaatttaattagttataaatcattaataaaagtaaaactagctttttattatttatttatttatttatttatttatttatttatttatttatttatttgagagAGAAACTCGTTGATAGATCAACTCAACATCACTCCTTTTGAGTTAagagaaaacaaaaaaacatcTCCTTCTGTATTTATCTTTTCTCAAATgactaaataatatatttttttgaaaagtaatgattaaataatattattatttacttGGCTCTTCTTTTGCTTTatcttctaaaaaaataaaatgaaaaacattGAATggtttctagaaaaaaaaaatatatatgagctAAAACTTCAGCTACCATACCACACACACGGTGGGCCTCACTCACTGCCGGCCACCTCCGAGAATTTGAAACCACGCGCCACCATGGCTTGTAAGCCATTTTTGGTCGCATCTTGTTTGTGACTTCCGTCAGTTAGGTACTTTCATTTACTTTGTTTGATTTTCGTTTCTTCTTCACTTGGCTCTGTTGTATGCTGAAAATGAAAACTTCAGGATTTTTTCTctttcctatttttgtgggGAGATTGAAAATTTGAAACTGTTGGTTAATTTGATGTTGGGTATTGAATTATTAGGATTTTTAGTTTGGCTATGTGATTCAGTTGAGAAGATTGCATTTCATACAATTTGGTCCCTGAATTCTAATAATGGTGTGATTTTTGTAAGATTCTATTAGGTCTCTTACACTCCCTTTTCAATGGTATTTCTTTTAAGAATCTCTTCCTCTATATGACATTACTATAGCTATATATTGTTTATATTTGTAGTTGGGATGATTTGTTATATCTCTAGTTTAATCAAATTGATCAACCTATGCAGCACAAGCTTGTGTCAATCATGAGGCAGGGCACTAGTATATGACATAGTAAACAAGCACTAAATACGTTTATAGATTGAAAAGAAAATCAGAGAAAATAAGAAGAGGAAAGATGAGTCATAAGAAAAGATCAAAGGCAATAATAGTTGGAGGTAGCATAGCAGGAGTGGCCTGCGCCCACACACTCATCTCAGCAGGCTGGGATGTGGTTGTGCTTGAAAAATCCTGTGCACCACCGACCGGAAGCCCAACCGGAGCTGGGCTCGGGCTTGACCCTTTGTCACAGCGCCTCATTCACACTTGGACTAAACAACCCCAGCTTCTCTACAACTCTACTTTACCCCTTACTATTGATcaggttaaaataaaaaagactgCATAGTGCATAGCTTTATTTGTGTTATATATTTGGcaatgttataattgttttgttTATTTAAATCTGTGTAGAACCAAGCAACTGACAGTGAGAAAAAGGTAAGCTGGACTTTGACAAGGGATGATGAGTTTAATTTCAGAGCAGCATATTGGGCTGATCTTCATGGCATTCTATATAAAGATCTTCCATCTGAAATGTTCTTTTGGGGTCACCTTTTTCTGTCATTCTCCGTTTGTAGTGATACAAAATCAGTGAAAGTAAGGGCTAAAGTGCTTCAAACTGAAGATACCATTGAAATTGTTGGAGATTTGCTTGTTGCAGCTGATGGATGCCTCTCTCTAGTTCGTACAAGTTTTCTCCCGGAATCAAAACTGAGGTTAGTCCATCAGatttccaaaataaaaaaaaactaaaaggtTCAATTTTGTGCATTTGTAATGTATATTTCCTTTTGTAGGTACTCAGGGTATTGTGCCTGGAGAGGGGTACTTGACTTTTTAGGGAATGAGAATTCAGACACCATCATAGGCATCCGAAAAGCCTACCCTGACCTGGGCAAATGCTTGTACTTTGACTTGGGTTCTGGAACTCATGCAGTGATATACGAACTGCCCCAGAAAAAATTGAACTGGATTTGGTACATAAACCAACCAGAACCTCAGTTGAAGGTAGTTAGTAGCCACATCATACTCTTTATTTTCCGAAGAGGATGTACATAGCAGCTGTATCTTAACCATTAatggaattttcaaaatttgcaGGGAAAATCAGTTACTATGAAAGTAAGCAATGACATGATTCAGAAGATGCACCGAGAAGCAGAGAAGACCTGGGGTCCTGCTTTGGTTGGAGTAATTCAAGAAACGGTTGAGCCTTTTATGAATGTGATATACGACATGGATCCTTTAAAACAACTCTTTTGGGAAAATGTGGTCTTGGTAGGTGACGCAGCTCACCCTACTACTCCTCATGGTTTGAGAAGCACCAATATGTCGCTGCTCGATGCAGCGGTTCTTGGCAGCTGTTTGGACAAGTGGGGAGTTGACAAGTTGGAATCAGCTTTGGAGGAATATCAATCCATTCGTTTGCCAGTTTTTTCTAAGCAAGTCCTGCACTCTAGGCGAATGGGAAGAATAAAACAAGGCTTGGCTTTTGAAGATCGCCAGCCTTTTGATCCTAAGACTGCTTCTACTAAGGATTGTGAGGAGCTGCAACAGAAGAACATGCCCTTCTTTGCTGATTGATGGATCTTATACTTACAAGAGAGTATGAGTTTCTGGCAATCGAAACAACACAAAACAAGAGAAACCAGAAGCTTGGCCTCCATTAGTCtattgttgtaatgtatcttATCTATTCTGTATCTAAAGCCACAGCTTAAAATAATAAGATAGAAACGCtatgaaaatttgaaattttattttttgtaactttgttttctgaaaattgttttcaaaaaacaaagcCAAACAAgtcaaattgttttcaaaaaacaattttctatttttaaaaaacaaaaaacagttttttagttatgatgtcaAACGTGCACTTAGTAACCTATTTGCATGTAACAAATTTTAAGGAGTAATTCAAATGTCaagaaataaaagttataaTCAGAAGTGAGCACATACcaaattacttttttactgCTTTTTTAGTTCCCTTTTTCAGAGGAAGATGAGTATGTGATCATGCCTGAAGGttattattacttatttatcattttatatgAAGCATGTTGTAATGTTAGTAGTGTGTGAGTTGTGGGAGATAGCTGATACAAAAGAGATCCAAAATAGTGATAGAGGGAGGGAGGGAGGAACATGCTCATCTAATGAAAGATGCAGTCTTGACAAGTTGGAATCGGCAATTGGGACATTATAAAAGTAAGGATTGGCCCTTGAAGGACAGCTTTTTCATCCAAAGGATGTTGTTGCTTCTGAAGTTTTTCAGTAGCTGCAACAGAAGAGTATGTTCCTCCTTTCATAATTTGTATGGTATGGTGCTTTTAGTTTTGTGTGAAAGGGAAGTTTAAGGAAACCTCAACAGTTCCATTAAATGTTTTTACATGAGAATTCTGCAAAATGTCAGTAAATTGGGTTTGGTAATTTGAGAGAATTGTAATCCTTTGCAATGGGTTATGAATGTAATGTACATTTGTTTGCGCTTGTGCTCCCTAGAAAAATGTCTTCTTTTCTCTATTCTTAATGGACTAATGCTGAAATGGTATAAGAATCTCTGAATTTTCTTCTCTTAATTACTTACAACTCTTCTGTTGCAGCTCCTCCCCAACCCCAAACAGATATCCTTTTTCTCATAAGAGtaggtaattttttttctttttccttttaagGAGGTGTTTTAATGTTAGGAAAGGAAGATAGACAAATTCCATTGGTCCATGCAATGGAAAATATGCTTCAGTAATATACAATAGTGAGACACATTTGTTGGAAAGTTAATTACTCCAACAAAAAGCAATGCTCCCATTGTCAAGAAATTCAATTTATTGGGAAAATTACAACATGAATTCATGGTATAGGAGTAGGAATTAAAGCACCTACTTACaatacataacaaaatataGAATTCAAAAGGGTTcacataacatgtattttactcAAAGAATACTGAAACAAATAATAAACAGTGATTTACGCCTTTGCAGGCCATGTTGCTTGAGCTGACATGATTATTCCCACAATCACTCCAAACAGCCCAAGTGCACTTCCAAAAATCTCAATCACAAGAATCTTAACAAAAAGTGAGGAGTTTTGGGCATCAGACAAAGCACAACTGCTTCCAATTATTCCTACGCACAATCTGTTTCGAAAAGAAAAAGTCAGAAACGAGGAAGAAGTGGTAatattaaagagttttattCAGTCAATGATAAGTTATGAAGAAACGGTAGGAGACAAACCCGCAGACAAGATTTGCAAAACCAACAATAATTCCAGAGGCAAAGATTGCATATCCTGCTCTAAGTGACTCGGGTTCATACAATTGTGATGCTGGAACACTCTCCAATTTAGTTTGTAGGATGATTGCAACAATGACACCGTAAATAGCAACAGCTTCGCAGAAAATGACGCTGCAGCACAAGAACACAAGCATTAGATCCACTTAGTCTCTTACATGCCACAAAATTGTCACtgaaaaatttaacaaacaaaTTTCATCCAACCTACTTGGTTGAAGCAACTTCTCAATGAAAATTGTGAAACCTTCAAAAGAACTTATTTAATAGTGTGATTGAGCAGCAAGTAATGAAGCATTGGACACATTTCTTTTAAGTTCTACAGAAAGAAGAAAACATTATCCTAAAATGTCATTTCCAATTGATGTATGAAAACTCTTATAACATGTGCTGAATTCTGACCAACACAAAGTTATTCTCTGGACATACTTGCTTCTTACCTCCAAATTTTCGAGGTCTTACAAATTCCTCAAACTCGCTTGGCAAACTAAGttcaaaattaagtttttcCAGCTAAATGCTATAATATATCTTTAGGAAACAGCGAAACGGGAAATTGACAAATAGATTGCTAGATAAGTCAATTAAGGATAGTGATATTATTCACTTCTCAGTGTAATACTTAAGCTTCAATTCAGTTAAAACTTCTCTGATACAAATGGTAAAGTGTTCAGTCATGAAATTACAAAATCTCCATGTTTTTGGGGTTAAGAAAGAATGAGAacatttgaaaaagaaaatgtgCAGATCCCAAATATGACCAACGATAATTTTCATCAAAATCCCACACACAAATcacaaaattaaacttaaaatacATGTTCATACAACAACTAAGTGATGATCAATTATCATCAAACATATATAAGTCCATAAAACCCCAATCTAGAATGGCTTCACTATGAGATCCAAACTgctaaatctaaaaaaataaaaagtacgaATTAAGGTTGGCGATTACCTAATCAAATTCTTGGACGTGATTCGAGGAGCTTTAATTGCAGCGCCGATCAAGCTACTTCCGGTAATGTAAATCCCCCTATGAAATTAAGAAGACATTTCGCAATTTATCAAAACAGCGAGATTAAAAGGAATGGAATGTGAGAGGGTTATTGAGAGTTTTTACCAAGCAGCCCCAAGGACTGAGACACCGATAGCGATGGCGATTCCTAGGGCGGAGTAGGTGTAGGGAGAGATCCTGGCAAGGGCGCTGGCCCATGAGGTGGTAACGCCCACGACTACTGCGGCGGACATGGTTGGTGTTGGCGTCACTCGAATTCAAACTGTCCCCATTTTTGACTGTCGAAACCTGATAACGACGATCGACGGTAGTAAATAAATACGGGCAAGGCAGCTTCTCTCTCTATTATTTCATCTTTAAAAAAAAGTCTAATTTCATCAAACGACAAGTCGTTTGTAAATCTTAAAAATCAAGAATTAGTTTCATATAGATCCATTACATGTACAACAACAAAATAAGTTAGAGATAACCTCATTATATTtatcagtatttttttttaaaaaaaataataatttgtgttGTGTCGTGCTACAGAAAAATATGAGTCATGTCGTTTcattctaatatttttaaagGGTAAGTTTGACAAGGTATGTATGACGGTATTTTCGTATCGTGCTCAAATTCGTGTCGTGTTTTGTTCGTGTCAGCccgtattttttaaataaaaatttatcttGATGGatataacttgtaattaaaattatataggtGTAATAATTTTACTCTGCAtgaattttattgtatttatataattaattaggacaATATGTTAAactaaattctcttaatttgggatttaatttaatagtattatcacaaattttattaagatagataataaacttTCATTTTTTCTAAACtagttgtttaattaaatctatcataaggttcatctattttttaaaattttaaatataacccacaagcaattttagatttagtaaaattttaatctttagTTTATACTTTAGTGTCTAGTGagccacataattttaaataattagaaaataggcacaacattcttaattatataaaattatatatattaagtggatcaaAATCACATAATAGACAtgtattataataaattatgtgGATATAATAATCTTActccacaagaattttattatgtttatataattaataagttaaattaaatttttttaatttatcttgcaaagaattatgtagatttaatttaatagttttatcataaagtataaaattttgaaatatttataaaataattaaatgtttCACACATTTCATTGAgatataaatattaaactttaagttgtttcataatttgtttAAATCTactaatctacatctaaatctaattttattaaattaaaaatttagcccacatgcaatttttatttaataaaattttatatttaagcatgtttatatattagtaaaaatatgattcatttaaatttcaaaactatacattaataattatttaattttattacattagtattcatatatttttacataactagtagaaatttccaaaatttattctgataacttcatcTAGAATGTATAGTTTTTTACTAtacagttaaaaaaaataaatcacacttcaTTACCActattaaattttctatttatttgtATGACTTCATtgtaatatagttaatgtgattattaatatagtaaattattttagattgttattccacattcataatttcttacAATGTTTATAAATAAATCTAAGGAAGTCAATGAGCAAATTTTATCTGCAGACAAGATGAGTTCTCACATTTATAAATTTAAGGAACAAACTATATAGTAGTGACTTTGTTTTAATATTATCAAAGACTTTTATGTTCTAAGTTTCTTTATAAACTCGATTTAGTCACATATTTAAAGGTCTTTACTATATTAATTTAcgaaatgatgtcactcattaAGATATGTATGTTTAATTTGACAAAAAGAAATGTGTTATAAATAACAATTCCTCTACATTATGGTACCGAAGATTATGGAACATATATCcataaattgaataaatattagtaGATGGTGGAGATACTAATTACACttaattttactaactttatttagagcttgtgtggattgcattaaggAAAAATATACCAACAAGCTAAAATTGTGCACATTGGAATTCtgtcatattagaaatcatacaagtcagtTAACACTTGTAGATATGGACTCGTAAAGTTTTCTCATTTATTaatgattactcacataaattatcTCTACAAAAGTAAAGATTTATAACATtttaatcttaagtagagaaataatacattttgcatatgaagatagtgagatcaaatatagaTGTAGAATACAACATTAAAATACGTGAGGATGGATAATCTCCCAgtctatttgtaaatttttttaaaaagtatatGGGTTTATTGCCCAATACATATGCCAAGTATACCCAAATAATAGCGTGTGACAAATTTAAAAAACTAAGCATTGTTAGACATGGGGTGGAGCTTGCATAGCAAACTCCAAACTTTTCTAAATCTTTGTCGGCTGATACTCTTCCATGGgagtgtacatatcgaatcgtgttctaaccaaaattgtttctcaaatatattttgagttgtgataaggttggaaactgacttgatgacatgtacacattttataaatacccgtatacagttagagtacaattgtcaaagaaaaaatTAGGCCCAAATACCATAAATGAGTATTTCATCATAAATGCTATAAGGTTGCAtgttttattatccatctcacaacactagaattgtggaattaagaattgacttggtCAGTGGGAgcgatcaatctaggaacctagctTCTAAAAAAGATcatctattttctcaaacttccgcCCCAagtattagattaattatgattcacaacatttcTTTAGTTTAATGATTATTGAGAATCCATAattaactaatcattaataatccacaagtcattgataaaattctaataaatcATGTTATTTAGTAgttgcttacaatttctaaacAACATGTATGTTGAACCATTTTCTCTTAAGGAGTTGGTTGGTTGATCCTTAAGATGACCTATTAGAACAATAAAATCAATGTTTCTATTGATAACATtatgtacaataagagttcatgtaatgtccccgcttcaagcctccatttggtccttacacccacggaataaatgactcttatacacaagtacgtcactctggctgcttcatggactgatgactgaccctacagaccaacacaagtgtttccagcatgctttgtcctcactcacacgcttcatgggaaaacttcccaggaggtcacccatcctaaaattgctccaggtcaagcacaATTAAATGTGGAATTCTTTTGAGATGGGCTActaaaaaacaagatgcaccttgttgatataggtagtaccaatcaatccatttaagccatcttcaactgtgtagtcccatacctacacagtctcagaatcatcccacttgaccttccccaggcgatgtgggattccacagcttacccggtatttccccttatggatcacgggactactgactgtcacaatcaccccccttacggggtccgacgtcctcgtcgaccacacttccggctgggtcaaggctctgataccattattaacgtccccgcttcaagcctccattggcccttacacccacggaatgaatgactcttatacatgagtacgtcactttagctgcttcatggactgacgactgaccctacagaccaacacgagtatttcccgcgtgcgagtgaggacaaagcacactggaaacactcgtgttggtctgtagggtcagtcgtcagtccatgaagcagctaaagtgacgtactcatgtataagagccattcattccgttggtgtaagggcccaatggaggcttgaagcggggatgttacagTTCAtgaactacaatattaattttagacACAAATTAAACTATTGAATGCAAAGAATTGAAATTGTGGTTCAATATGTCATAATGCTAAAAGGGCACTAGTGGTGCCTATCACCCTccatgtcaatatcgctattagtCCAATTAAGTATCAGATTCCATATAgtttaatgtaataacttttagggagtatcaCTAGCCAATCGCAAGACGACACGTCTAGAAGGTGTTAGACACCATTGTTGCCTAAGCAATGCTCGTGAATAAATGAATATCCTAAAGAGCAATGAAGAAtctatctttagtaaagttacctaatggggtggagaacattaattaagcataagttTTTCACTAATTAAtactcattaggcaacattaagaaacataaagatataaaagaatattcattgctaagaagttcattttgaactaagaatcaataacaaatgaATTAAAAACTCACTTGTCTTTATAAAAGATTCGATTATAGTAACATTGATATTTGTTGCtcgtttcaattcattaataaattcctaacagtgaactagaggagaaggtatgtaatatcccagaaaataaataatatttaaatagacatattttattaaatatgtaattacttgggaaatgaagtaggattatgatcttacttaggtaaattgttgagaaattatttaatgaaatacgttattttcggGCCCGGCAATTGTGAAAATTTGGCGatgtggttagtaatgtcacgacattaaatgaaaggattattttgagaatatcccggattaagttagaattttattagaatgtcggattggggaattagtaaaattaccataaatgcccctaggttataattttagtttaggTTTCTTTGaagggtaaattagtcatttttatgtttttgactTTTTGACCTTTGAATTTTGGTGGGCtgattgttatttaaaaaaaaaagaaaaaaaaagaaagaaaaagaagaatggAAACCCTATTTtaaggaattaacttccaagaCAAGAAACcaactcttttcttcttttctctctcgTGCAACCTAGAAGCTAGCTGAACCAAGGGAGTTCTTCCTCAAATTCTTTTAGTTTCTAGCTGAATTTACTCCCAAGCTCAACTTAGAAGCCTTGAGGTAAGTCTTTGTTGCATGTTTTTCCTAAATTCTTTtacttttaagttagttttggtTGGGGTTTTGGTTTTTCAAGGGGGCTGCAAGTTGTTTGGTGAGGGAATATGATTCTAGGCTAGTTGTTGAGGGTGTTTAAAACTAGTTTAAGTTTAATTTGATTGGAGTTAGGGGCTGGTTGAATTGATTAAGCTACATAGGGATAGAATTGTGTTTTTCTTCACTTTGAAGTGTGATTTTGAGCAAATGGATATATTTCAATGAATTGGTTGTTGGGTTATGTCATGTTTACTATATTATACTGTTTTGGAAGGTTTGAGCAGGTtttgtaacaccccgatttcccgagatgtcacataggatagtccgtataaaacaatttaataagataaagacaatcaaatactgctttattgaaaaatatccaagcatgagatctcattgtttaaaacaaaatacttttagtactgtaaacttaaataagaactagttaagtcaaaataatagttccaaaatgtttagcagttaaaaacattaaaagcaaaatactgtgccagccccctaacatgcggtccacgcctcgagctcttcattctcactgcttagccttacccttacctgcacacagagtacccgtgagctaacgcccagtacgaagagctatgtaggacataaccctcctaactagttacttgacataatttgctcttttatattaatcaacagtaattcacattccataaatatatccacaacgcatgttgttctcacatgcacacatcaagtctcataccgcacattatactcacatacgataatcaactattctctcatgttgatcagacatgaggtaacctaccctgccttgtgttattctcacacttggcatccaacagggcaattaattaccataagttgtactcacccatgataatgttataacctgcaagtgttatgctcacacaagcagcaagaccctaatattattctcatgctaatgatgctcacaaaatataaggaaatcacaacactatcaaattaactaacaaaccaacccaagttgtatgcataacatacaccctgtgtacagatgtccactcttcttacctcgaAGCTAAGcaccacacttgctacctcgagcacctcaacgaatttccttgttgagaacaagatcctagacattcattaacacagcaatacactcaaaatacattcaagtatgaatctctaaactcatacagaaacttacgtaaaaatacgtaacacataggtccattttacttgcatgacacaccataaataagcatttattattttgattcacacaaacatattacatggactcaaacaaacattcttaacgtaaaacatgaattcatacaacacatttttacgtaaaatttactaaaatactatttattcttattaaagtccaaataaatagttaattaatcaccaataattataataaatacctacaacaaccaataaataataaaacatattccttttgatatcatagacagtaaatggtatttcaaaaatacattttactattttaactacacttatctatttttcataattaacttaagcattaattaagtaaattcatgaaaaataccaaaattaattaaaaaccgaatctaactcttctaatacactttataatctgtaataagtcataattaattttctttgaattttctaagcaacctaggtatttttcataattaaaataagaaataacatcaataattcatgaaaaatacataatcgcctgaaaattcaatctaccaattttataaccgtttatatatcatagtccatcatataaaataaatctagatttttctgagcaacctaagtatttttcataattaatttaataaataacataaataattcatgaaaaatacaaaattaaccgaaattcgaatctaccaattttgcaatagtttatatctcataactaatcatataaaatatatttagatttttctgagtaatctaagtatttttcataattaatttaacaaataaaccaaataattcataataaatcaaataattgcaagaaaattatcaaacttcatagtaggcctaagaacacctagcacaagtcaagaactgaaagaaaatcgaaaaataaCCTCCAGAAACCCCTGAACGGAGTGTCGCCGAAGTTCTCGTCGGCTTCGTCGCcgtaaagtgtaactttgtctccgatggctcttgaagcgtcctttcgattggggaagctctccacaatgctcaggacctcaaaacgatcaagaaaagtggtccgagagggcagatcggggttgtcttcttcgttggcggtgtaccgtctttaatggagtccaaa from Cannabis sativa cultivar Pink pepper isolate KNU-18-1 chromosome 2, ASM2916894v1, whole genome shotgun sequence encodes:
- the LOC115719257 gene encoding uncharacterized protein LOC115719257 isoform X2, whose translation is MWLCLKNPVHHRPEAQPELGSGLTLCHSASFTLGLNNPSFSTTLLYPLLLIRTKQLTVRKSDTKSVKVRAKVLQTEDTIEIVGDLLVAADGCLSLVRTSFLPESKLRYSGYCAWRGVLDFLGNENSDTIIGIRKAYPDLGKCLYFDLGSGTHAVIYELPQKKLNWIWYINQPEPQLKGKSVTMKVSNDMIQKMHREAEKTWGPALVGVIQETVEPFMNVIYDMDPLKQLFWENVVLVGDAAHPTTPHGLRSTNMSLLDAAVLGSCLDKWGVDKLESALEEYQSIRLPVFSKQVLHSRRMGRIKQGLAFEDRQPFDPKTASTKDCEELQQKNMPFFAD
- the LOC115719257 gene encoding uncharacterized protein LOC115719257 isoform X1; its protein translation is MSHKKRSKAIIVGGSIAGVACAHTLISAGWDVVVLEKSCAPPTGSPTGAGLGLDPLSQRLIHTWTKQPQLLYNSTLPLTIDQNQATDSEKKVSWTLTRDDEFNFRAAYWADLHGILYKDLPSEMFFWGHLFLSFSVCSDTKSVKVRAKVLQTEDTIEIVGDLLVAADGCLSLVRTSFLPESKLRYSGYCAWRGVLDFLGNENSDTIIGIRKAYPDLGKCLYFDLGSGTHAVIYELPQKKLNWIWYINQPEPQLKGKSVTMKVSNDMIQKMHREAEKTWGPALVGVIQETVEPFMNVIYDMDPLKQLFWENVVLVGDAAHPTTPHGLRSTNMSLLDAAVLGSCLDKWGVDKLESALEEYQSIRLPVFSKQVLHSRRMGRIKQGLAFEDRQPFDPKTASTKDCEELQQKNMPFFAD
- the LOC115719258 gene encoding V-type proton ATPase subunit c''1 — encoded protein: MSAAVVVGVTTSWASALARISPYTYSALGIAIAIGVSVLGAAWGIYITGSSLIGAAIKAPRITSKNLISVIFCEAVAIYGVIVAIILQTKLESVPASQLYEPESLRAGYAIFASGIIVGFANLVCGLCVGIIGSSCALSDAQNSSLFVKILVIEIFGSALGLFGVIVGIIMSAQATWPAKA